The Medicago truncatula cultivar Jemalong A17 chromosome 4, MtrunA17r5.0-ANR, whole genome shotgun sequence genome includes a region encoding these proteins:
- the LOC11444507 gene encoding transcription factor bHLH95 produces MAKSVDHDQGVQTGFIWENHLWGDLPNSDHNLGESSKKRVDTKPLNQNEGINEAEAPVSKKRNWGGVVIRSENNITTGEEKDKKYRDFDHEMHILTERERRKKMRNMFDSLHALLPELPSKADKSTIVDAAVKHIKNLEEIKEKLEKKKQEMLKSVSPLGSESSVINSQWHPYESREAFLADQGSSSYNNNLSNAIVTSNPSNAFSISPPQQVGFQTWSSQNVVLNICGGEAQFCICSTKKPGLLTTIALVLEKHKIDVISANIMCNANGNFYMIMAHAKQASLGANSMEETYKQAALEIMTRIA; encoded by the exons ATGGCCAAGAGTGTAGATCATGATCAAGGTGTTCAGACAGGTTTCATTTGGGAAAATCATCTATGGGGTGATCTTCCAAATTCTGATCATAACTTAGGTGAGAGTAGCAAAAAAAGAGTAGACACAAAACCATTGAACCAGAATGAAGGAATCAATGAAGCAGAAGCTCCCGTGAGCAAGAAGAGAAATTGGGGTGGGGTTGTAATTAGAAGTGAGAATAATATTACAACTGgtgaagaaaaagataaaaagtatCGTGATTTTGATCATGAAATGCACATTTTGACTGAAAGAGAAAGGAGAAAGAAAATGAGGAACATGTTCGATAGCCTTCATGCCTTGCTTCCTGAACTTCCTTCTAAG gCTGATAAATCAACCATTGTGGATGCAGCAGTGAAGCACATTAAAAATCTAGAAGAAATTAAGGAAAAGCTTGAAAAGAAGAAGCAAGAAATGCTCAAATCTGTATCCCCACTTGGGAGTGAGTCATCTGTGATCAACTCACAGTGGCATCCCTATGAATCAAGGGAAGCATTCTTAGCTGATCAAGGATCCTCAAGTTATAATAATAACTTGTCTAATGCAATTGTAACTTCAAATCCTTCAAATGCATTTTCAATATCTCCACCACAACAAGTAGGTTTTCAAACATGGTCTTCTCAAAATGTTGTGTTGAACATATGTGGTGGTGAAGCACAATTTTGCATTTGTTCAACTAAGAAGCCTGGTCTCTTGACCACAATTGCTTTGGTGTTGGAGAAACATAAGATTGATGTTATTTCTGCCAACATTATGTGCAATGCAAATGGAAACTTCTACATGATTATGGCCCAT GCAAAACAAGCTTCACTTGGCGCAAACTCGATGGAGGAAACTTACAAGCAAGCAGCTTTAGAAATTATGACGAGGATCGCTTAA